In Streptomyces dangxiongensis, one DNA window encodes the following:
- a CDS encoding cytidine deaminase, translating to MTATPADGFDWEALRAEAREAMSHAYAPYSGYPVGVAALVDDGRTVTGCNVENASYGLGLCAECGLVSQLQRTGGGRLTHFTCVDGTGALLVPCGRCRQLLYEFGGPDLLLDTPAGVLPLAEMLPQAFGPDHLTK from the coding sequence GTGACGGCGACACCGGCCGACGGGTTCGACTGGGAGGCGCTGCGCGCCGAGGCGCGGGAGGCCATGTCCCACGCCTACGCCCCGTACTCCGGCTACCCGGTCGGCGTGGCGGCCCTGGTGGACGACGGCCGCACGGTCACCGGCTGCAACGTCGAGAACGCCTCCTACGGCCTCGGCCTGTGCGCCGAGTGCGGCCTCGTCTCCCAGCTCCAGCGCACCGGCGGTGGCCGGCTCACGCACTTCACCTGCGTGGACGGCACCGGCGCCCTGCTGGTCCCGTGCGGCCGCTGCCGCCAGCTGCTCTACGAGTTCGGCGGCCCGGACCTGCTGCTGGACACCCCCGCGGGCGTCCTCCCGCTCGCCGAGATGCTGCCCCAGGCCTTCGGCCCGGACCATCTCACCAAGTAA
- a CDS encoding ABC transporter permease yields MTATMTDAPPPAAPRAPGAPQRSGRSLGLTLMIVAGALLLLAAVRVITGANQLDSAGQVAAALALAVPIGLAGLAGLWSERAGVVNIGLEGMMILGTFGAGWIGWQSSPWLGLLCGIGFGVLGGLVHAVATVTFGVDHIVSGVAVNLLALGATQYLAKLFFAGGTAAEAGGNPKQSPPADSLPDVTFPGLSDALASVEKHHWFLVSDLAGIIGGLITNLSVVTILAVLLFVGSWWLLWRTPFGLRLRSCGENPTAAESLGVNVYRYKYAAVAVSGGLAGLGGAFLALVTSHTYLEGQTGGRGYIGLAAMIFGNWRPGGLAMGAGLFGYSDALQLRNGGVTVHALLLLLVVLLALLAGWKLYKKALWQGVISAVMAALVLVWYLLTDEVPSDFVGATPYVVTLLVLSLSAQRLRMPKADGMRYRKGQGK; encoded by the coding sequence ATGACTGCCACGATGACCGACGCGCCGCCGCCCGCGGCGCCCAGGGCACCGGGCGCCCCCCAGCGCTCCGGCCGCTCCCTGGGACTGACCCTCATGATCGTCGCGGGTGCGCTGCTGCTCCTCGCCGCGGTCCGCGTGATCACCGGCGCGAACCAGCTCGACTCCGCCGGACAGGTCGCCGCCGCGCTCGCCCTCGCCGTCCCGATCGGCCTCGCCGGTCTCGCCGGCCTGTGGTCCGAGCGGGCCGGTGTCGTCAACATCGGCCTCGAGGGCATGATGATCCTCGGCACCTTCGGCGCCGGCTGGATCGGCTGGCAGTCCAGCCCCTGGCTCGGCCTGCTGTGCGGCATCGGCTTCGGTGTCCTCGGCGGTCTGGTGCACGCCGTGGCCACCGTCACCTTCGGCGTCGACCACATCGTCTCCGGTGTCGCCGTCAACCTGCTCGCGCTCGGCGCCACCCAGTACCTCGCCAAGCTGTTCTTCGCCGGCGGCACGGCCGCGGAGGCGGGCGGCAACCCCAAGCAGTCCCCGCCCGCGGACTCGCTGCCCGACGTCACCTTCCCCGGCCTCTCGGACGCCCTCGCGTCGGTGGAGAAGCACCACTGGTTCCTGGTCTCCGACCTGGCCGGCATCATCGGCGGTCTGATCACGAACCTGTCCGTGGTGACGATCCTGGCCGTGCTGCTGTTCGTCGGTAGCTGGTGGCTGCTGTGGCGCACGCCGTTCGGGCTGCGGCTGCGCTCCTGCGGCGAGAACCCGACCGCCGCGGAGTCGCTCGGCGTCAACGTCTACCGCTACAAGTACGCGGCCGTGGCCGTCTCCGGCGGTCTGGCCGGCCTCGGCGGCGCGTTCCTCGCGCTGGTCACCTCCCACACCTACCTGGAGGGCCAGACCGGAGGCCGCGGCTACATCGGCCTCGCGGCCATGATCTTCGGCAACTGGCGCCCCGGCGGCCTCGCGATGGGCGCGGGCCTGTTCGGCTACTCCGACGCGCTCCAACTGCGCAACGGTGGTGTCACGGTCCACGCCCTGCTCCTGCTGCTGGTCGTCCTGCTCGCCCTGCTGGCCGGCTGGAAGCTGTACAAGAAGGCCCTGTGGCAGGGCGTGATCAGCGCCGTCATGGCCGCGCTGGTCCTGGTCTGGTACCTGCTCACCGACGAGGTCCCCAGCGACTTCGTCGGCGCCACCCCGTACGTCGTCACGCTGCTCGTGCTGTCGCTGTCCGCGCAGCGCCTGCGGATGCCGAAGGCGGACGGCATGCGCTACCGCAAGGGGCAGGGCAAGTGA
- a CDS encoding ABC transporter permease codes for MKKLTSRIDKERLLLGIAAPLLAVVAALVVTALVIAATGKNPGPAFHDMMTYGFASDSQVFILNKATTYYLAGVAVAIGFRMNLFNIGVDGQYRLAAFVAAVLGGALTVPGWLAIPLIIICAMATGALWAAIAGVLKVTRGVSEVIATIMLNSIATAIIGYLLQPGKLGQLDEAGTLVSTKPLPSSAHFFNIDTGPAGVLDGFIVVAVLVGVAYWFVLGRTRFGFDLRTVGQSESAASASGVSVKKMIATSMIISGAVAGLIGMPTLLNESHQYDNSFPSGIGFTGIAIALLGRNNPIGIALGALLWGFLERTTNHLEFQGYDKEILGVIQGVIVLCVVIAYEVVRRYGLKRQQQKVGAELAAQAVATKKQEVA; via the coding sequence ATGAAGAAGCTGACCTCACGGATCGACAAGGAGCGGCTGCTCCTCGGGATCGCGGCGCCGCTGCTGGCGGTCGTCGCCGCGCTCGTCGTCACCGCCCTGGTGATCGCCGCGACCGGCAAGAACCCCGGTCCCGCCTTCCACGACATGATGACCTACGGCTTCGCCAGCGACAGCCAGGTCTTCATCCTGAACAAGGCGACGACGTACTACCTGGCGGGTGTCGCGGTGGCCATCGGCTTCCGCATGAACCTGTTCAACATCGGTGTCGACGGCCAGTACCGGCTCGCCGCGTTCGTCGCCGCCGTGCTCGGCGGGGCGCTCACCGTGCCCGGCTGGCTCGCCATCCCGCTGATCATCATCTGCGCCATGGCGACCGGTGCCCTGTGGGCGGCCATCGCCGGCGTCCTGAAGGTGACCCGCGGTGTCAGCGAGGTCATCGCGACCATCATGCTGAACTCGATCGCCACCGCGATCATCGGCTACCTGCTCCAGCCCGGGAAGCTCGGCCAGCTCGACGAGGCGGGCACCCTCGTGTCCACCAAGCCGCTGCCGTCGTCCGCGCACTTCTTCAACATCGACACCGGCCCGGCCGGTGTCCTGGACGGCTTCATCGTCGTCGCCGTGCTCGTCGGTGTCGCGTACTGGTTCGTGCTCGGCCGCACCCGGTTCGGCTTCGACCTGCGCACCGTCGGCCAGTCCGAGAGCGCCGCCTCCGCGAGCGGTGTCTCGGTGAAGAAGATGATCGCCACCAGCATGATCATCTCGGGTGCGGTGGCCGGTCTGATCGGCATGCCGACGCTGCTGAACGAGAGCCACCAGTACGACAACAGCTTCCCCAGCGGGATCGGCTTCACCGGCATCGCCATCGCGCTGCTCGGCCGCAACAACCCGATCGGCATCGCGCTCGGCGCGCTGCTCTGGGGCTTCCTGGAGCGCACCACCAACCACCTGGAGTTCCAGGGCTACGACAAGGAGATCCTCGGCGTCATCCAGGGCGTCATCGTCCTCTGCGTCGTGATCGCCTACGAGGTCGTACGGCGCTACGGCCTCAAGCGCCAGCAGCAGAAGGTGGGCGCCGAACTCGCCGCCCAGGCCGTCGCGACGAAGAAGCAGGAGGTGGCGTGA